A region of the Desulfobulbaceae bacterium genome:
ATTGATGACGAGACGTGGGCGATTCGCTATCTGATCATCGATACGAAAAACTGGTGGTCGGGGAAAAAGGTTCTGATTGCACCGTCATGGATCGAGTGCGTCAGTTGGGCCGAGTCGAAAGTCTTCGTCAAACTTCCCCGTGACACCATCAAGCAGGCCCTGGAATACACGGATGAGTCCCTGCTTAACAGGGCTTATGAGATCGAACTGCATCGACATTACAATCGGCAAGGATACTGGGCTGATGAACCGGCTACTCCAAACGCCCCTTCCTCTGAAGAAAAGACGAGGAAAATTGAACCATAAAGAACAAAACACTCAATTCGACACCAAAAAACTGCGTGAATAAATTGAAACGTTATGGGTGATGAGGAGGACAATCGCCGATTTTTGATAAAAAATATACTGCCGAATTTCAGCCTCTATCGTCACTCCTGCATGCTCTTGGCAGGAGTCCATTGCACTTGCGGCCTCTCCGCCGTGGATTCCCGCCAACGACATGCGGGAATGACGCGAAGAAAAATCCTCACATTTTCGTACAGAAAAGTTGCTATTTATTTGTTCCGGATAGCCAAAAATAAAAGGGTAAGCGAATCAACTGTGTTACAGGTGGGCCAGTTGCCGTTTGGTAAATGAACCATGGGGCGTGAGCCTTGCTGTTCTGGCAGTTTCTGACGCAAAATCGAGGACAATTTCCAAACGATCCTCAGGCATTAACTCTCCCAAACGATCGGGCCACTCAATGATTGTCAGGCCTTCACCGTAGAGATACTCCTCAAAGCCAAGCTCAAAGATTTCTTCACTGGCAAGTCGATACAGATCCATATGAAATAACGGAATACGACCTTGGTACTCGTGTATCAGGCTGAATGTGGGGCTGGTAATGTAACAGTTCTCAGGTACACCGAGTCCACGGCCAATAAATTGGGTAAGGGTCGTCTTCCCGGCCCCGAGTGTGCCAGTGAGTGTGTAGATATCACCAGGGCGGGCCAGTTCGGCTAGGTGGAGACCAAACAGGTTTGTTTGGTCAAGGTTCTCAAGCGACAGGTTACGCATGCCATTGTCCAGGGTTGGAGGTGTATCTGTCTATAGGTGGTGAGGCAGATTGCCTGGTTTTTTTCATCCCTGTACTCGGTTGCTCCACAGAGCTACTGGGCAGCCTTTTTGTGGCAGAAGAGGCAGCGGTATTTGGGGGGATGGTTTGCTGGCAGCGGTACCTCACCTTTTGGGTTGTGACAGGTCTCACAGAAGGTTTCGGCTTCTTTTTTATCCATGGCCTGATATTTATTATGGATATCATCAGTTGGCAGCCTTTTTGTGGTTTCATCGGGTGCGTTAAGCAGAAAAAGCAGCAAGCCACCGCAGATAACAACAAAAATAATATTGTAGATCTTGGTTTTGTTTTTATCGTATTGCATTGGTCATCTCCAATCTATGTGGAACAAAGTTGTTATTTGATTCTGTCGAAGGCAGTAGTTAATACAACTCAAGAAGCCTAAACGGCAAGAGTTTAAATCGCAAGGACAAGACTAGCATTTCCAGTGAGATTTGGCAAATGACTTTACTGCCACAAAAGAAGTTTTGTATCTGTTGATGACTTTTGTGTCGGCGCAATATATCTGCCAATCGTATCGGCTTATACTGCGCATCTATTATGGTTTTGGCAATGGTTTCGCCGGATAAAATGGCTGGATAAATTCCTTCGCCGGTGAACCCTGAAGCAAGGCCTGCTGC
Encoded here:
- a CDS encoding PRC-barrel domain containing protein, whose product is IDDETWAIRYLIIDTKNWWSGKKVLIAPSWIECVSWAESKVFVKLPRDTIKQALEYTDESLLNRAYEIELHRHYNRQGYWADEPATPNAPSSEEKTRKIEP
- the tsaE gene encoding tRNA (adenosine(37)-N6)-threonylcarbamoyltransferase complex ATPase subunit type 1 TsaE — protein: MRNLSLENLDQTNLFGLHLAELARPGDIYTLTGTLGAGKTTLTQFIGRGLGVPENCYITSPTFSLIHEYQGRIPLFHMDLYRLASEEIFELGFEEYLYGEGLTIIEWPDRLGELMPEDRLEIVLDFASETARTARLTPHGSFTKRQLAHL